The following are from one region of the Ptychodera flava strain L36383 chromosome 15, AS_Pfla_20210202, whole genome shotgun sequence genome:
- the LOC139151158 gene encoding neuropeptide FF receptor 2-like codes for MSIPSVNLTYTMKPFYDGDDASPTMATYLSRLVGADSSVPTTSDTSTISFSLMNASFNKSEELLDVSGGLLMTYDMLQRQILQELEAARRRHSQPSVISLMILYTLSFVFGLVGNCLVLFTVAKFHHMRTVTNAFLANLAVCDLLVVLVCMPISLGMEIYVHWIYGPVMCRLVPFIQGVSVSGSMLTLTAVSLNRYYAIRKPLKARAMFTKKSVSLFIAGIWMISIAIMSPILYVNDLEVYEIDGTKLDTLCREVHWPSKQIQQMYGVVVFLLTYFIPLIFTLTVYLRICQRLWNHDKKLRNEPVRKSRPHNSVIENQLKGRRKVVKMLLWLVALFAISWLPYFTTQIYLDFVFDGHALEIHVFFLWLGLSNSSVNPVCYCFMSERFKNCFRMICCCPKFKSPRKFSRQSSRYTGFSRSKSTSFFRSTRTESVRFSAIDTTLQYSVNDRLAVPPTRTLQVNHHALAADKCYVGLASEMSITDLMHRETNCQNLNTCGHPKFLSHGNNNSLNHCNIYKLGFPAKCVTPDLEKRVQCDLSSDSDTDSQEDEKAKPVATPRVVLELAESQTKAVGELVDWESSI; via the coding sequence ATGTCAATACCGTCGGTGAACTTGACATATACTATGAAACCGTTCTACGACGGGGACGACGCGTCACCGACAATGGCGACATACTTGAGTCGTTTGGTCGGTGCGGATTCGAGCGTGCCCACGACTAGCGATacttcaacaatttcattttcactgaTGAATGCCTCGTTCAATAAATCAGAAGAACTACTCGACGTTTCTGGAGGTCTCCTCATGACATACGACATGCTTCAACGGCAGATTTTGCAGGAGTTGGAAGCGGCCAGGCGGCGCCACAGCCAGCCGTCCGTTATCTCGCTGATGATTCTCTATACGCTCTCGTTCGTCTTCGGCCTGGTCGGCAACTGTCTGGTCCTCTTCACAGTCGCCAAGTTCCACCACATGCGGACTGTcacaaacgcttttttggctaACCTCGCCGTCTGCGATCTGCTCGTCGTGCTCGTCTGCATGCCAATCTCCCTCGGGATGGAGATCTACGTTCACTGGATATACGGGCCCGTCATGTGCCGCCTCGTTCCCTTCATACAAGGGGTGTCAGTTTCTGGTAGCATGCTCACACTGACAGCTGTCAGCTTGAATCGCTACTACGCCATCAGAAAACCACTGAAGGCCCGGGCCATGTTCACAAAGAAATCGGTGTCCCTCTTCATCGCTGGCATATGGATGATCTCCATCGCTATCATGTCACCCATTCTGTACGTCAACGACTTGGAAGTCTATGAAATCGATGGCACCAAGCTGGACACCCTCTGCCGAGAGGTGCACTGGCCCAGCAAACAGATACAGCAGATGTACGGGGTTGTAGTTTTCCTTTTGACGTATTTCATACCTCTCATCTTCACTCTCACCGTCTACCTTCGGATCTGCCAAAGACTCTGGAATCACGACAAGAAACTACGCAACGAGCCCGTTCGAAAGTCTCGCCCGCACAACTCTGTCATCGAGAATCAACTGAAAGGTCGGagaaaagttgtgaaaatgttACTCTGGCTAGTAGCCCTGTTTGCCATTTCCTGGTTGCCATATTTTACCACACAGATTTAccttgattttgtttttgacgGACATGCGTTGGAAATACACGTATTCTTCCTTTGGCTGGGGCTCTCGAACTCGTCCGTAAACCCTGTTTGCTACTGTTTCATGAGCGAACGGTTTAAGAACTGCTTTCGAATGATTTGTTGCTGCCCGAAATTCAAGTCCCCGCGCAAATTTTCGCGCCAAAGCAGCAGGTATACAGGTTTTTCTAGAAGCAAGTCGACATCATTTTTCCGGAGCACGCGAACAGAAAGCGTCCGCTTCTCGGCGATAGACACGACGCTGCAATACAGCGTCAATGACAGACTAGCGGTGCCGCCGACTCGCACCTTGCAGGTTAACCATCACGCACTGGCGGCGGATAAGTGCTACGTCGGATTGGCTTCGGAGATGAGCATAACCGACCTCATGCATCGTGAGACCAACTGCCAAAATTTAAATACTTGCGGACATCCTAAATTTCTAAGCCATGGCAATAACAACTCGTTGAACCATTGTAACATCTATAAGCTCGGGTTCCCTGCTAAATGCGTGACCCCAGATCTCGAGAAACGCGTGCAATGCGATTTATCTTCGGACTCGGACACCGACTCACAAGAGGACGAGAAAGCGAAACCGGTGGCGACTCCTCGTGTAGTGTTGGAGCTAGCTGAATCGCAAACGAAAGCAGTTGGTGAATTAGTTGACTGGGAGAGTAGTATATGA